TGGCGAACGAAAGGAAATTTAGAGGTTATTGATCTTGGAAAGAATGTTTTCTTTTACAGATTTGCATGCCAGGATGATTATGATAAGGCTCTGTTTGGGGGTCCTTGGTTCATATTGGATCATTATCTAATGATTTCAACTTGGAAACCAAATTTTAGGCCATCGACTAATACGTTTGACCATATGTCAGTTTGGATTAGGTTTTCAGAATTGCCCGTCGAATATTACGATAAGGAGGCTCTGTTTGATATAGCAAGAGTCGCCGGAAAACCAATACGGGTGGATTATGCAACGGATAAGATAACTAGGGCTAGATATGCTAGGGTTTGTATTGAAATAAATTTAAATCAGCCTCTAGTCACTAAGATCTGGGTGGGTGGAGCTTGGCAAGGGATTGTGTATGAAAATATTAGCTTGCTGTGTTTTACATGTGGAAGAATTGGGCATGAGAGGAAAGATTGTGAGGAATTAAGGGTTAATCAGAAAGAGGTGGACCGGGTTCATGAGGATTTTCAAGGGAATCATAAGGTTGGTAGGTTACAAAAAGAAATAGAGAGTGAGGAGGTTAGCCCATTAGTGACGAATGGTAATATGGGTTCAAAGGATAATAAGGGTTTAATTGGGCCAGATGAATATGGCCCATGGACTTTGGTGGTTAATAAAAGGGGAAACAGGGGAGGGCTGAATGGAAACAAATTTCAGAATTTGGGTTATAGGGGTTCtaattccaaaattaatgaataTAGGGCTGGCAACAATTTGGTTAATGCGAATTCAAAGCAACAAACATGGTCCAATTTGAGGAATTCTAAAGGACAATTGGTTGCCCAATGGGGGAAGATTAATTCATCGGCTAATTCAAAGTCACAAGGTAAGattaatgaaggaaatattttGGCTGGTTCAACAAGTAAAGTTTTAAATGGTGGAAATAGTTTAGAGATCCACGTGTTGAATCCTATTGAGCAAGTGGTAGTTGGGGATGATTCAGCTACTCCCTTTTTACCTTTGAAATTAAATACAGAAGTGGTAACCCAAGTCGCAATCAATCACAATGCATGAATTCAGCTCCAGCGACGATCACGTATCAAAGGAGAGGGCGACAAGATTGGGTGCAAAGGGGGCCGAGAGGCAGCATCAATCACCGGAGGGAGAGGGGGGACAAGCTTCCAGCAGCAACAATCCATGGAATTACTCAACCTCTTCCCAACGTCACCATCGATGAACCTATGTTCGACGGAGAGGGATCGCATGTAGAGCCCAAATCCTGCATGGCAGCCTCTGAACATTCTGGAGTCCTTGCAGAGGAGGGAAATAGCTCAAGTTCGGAGGCCCGTTCCGTTGAGGCCAAGGAGAATGTCGTTTCAACAATATCTAGGTTTCAGAAGTCCGCCGCCACACCCGGTGCATCGAGAAGAGTTTCCGATAACACCCTTGCTGTTCGTCACGGAAGGAGTAGACCTAGCTCGTTCAGATCGCCCTATCGCCATATTTCAGACTCAAGAGGAGGTGGTAGGAGTTCAGATAGAGGCTCTGTTCTATCAACCATTCCAGAATCACAACAGGATTTTCACGTCCATCTCTCCGATAAGAATGGCGGATGTGACTCTGATGGGAATGGCGGAACAATGGAGGGATTGGGAGGAATTTTATCTTCCCCTGGCAAGTGAATTGGGTGCAGTACCGTCAGTTACTTTGCAACGCCCATTACCCAATTTAGGAATGAAGGTTTGCTTATGGAACGTGAGAGGTGCTTCGAGGGATAACTTTATTCCCCATGCTTGGATTATTGTGGAAGCTCAAAGGCCAGCAATTTTTATTTTACTCGAAACAAAAAGTGAGGAGTTTAGGGCTCGTGAGGTCATGAATCGTCTTCGTTTTGATGATTTCCGGGTGATTCCGCCGTCGGGGAAGCGAGGAGGAATATGGCTGTTTTGGAAGAAGGAGGTGGATGTGATTAATTATACTGCTTCAATTAAAAAGTTCCACGTTCTCTTTCACTTTAAGAATGTTGGTAGGGAGGCTCTGGTTACGGGTTTGCATGCTCCAAGTGTGCCCACAAGTAGACATCGTATGTGGCGTGATATGCAGCAGAATCTTCCACCACATATGATGCCTTGGATGATGATGGGGGATCTGAATGAAATTACGAGTCAAGCAGATAAAGATGGTGGCAGACCGTTTAGGTCGTCCCAATGCAGGGATTTGTCAAACTTTGTGGATGCAGCGGGTTTAATTGATCTGGGCTATAATGGTTGTCCATTTACGTGGACAAATGCTAGGGATGGAGCAGCATTGATTAAGGAGCGGTTGGATAGAGCGCTGGTTAATTCTCCATGGTTGCAAGTTTTCCCCCACACTAAGGTACATCATCTTGCTCGTACATATTCTGATCATGCCCCTATTATAGTTTCATTAGATAATCCTAGGGTTTGTGGTCCTTTTCCTTTTCGTTGCAAGGAAGTCTGGTTAGAACATCCTGATTTTTCAGCTTTTTTTGTTAATAATTGGAAATCCCCTAATAATTCGTTTATTCAGGGTAGGGATCGATTTTTAGCTAATATTGGTTCTTGGAATCATAATATTTTTGGAAATCTTTCTCAAGCTAAAAAACGTATTCTAGCTCGTATTAATGGGATTCAAATTGCTTTGGCTAGAAAACAATCTCCTTTTCTGGTTAATTTAGAGAAAGAActtttattcaaattaaatgatattctaaaaaaagaaaaaattattttgGCTCAAAAGGCGGGTATTAATTGGCGTAAGTTTGGGGATTATAACACGAaatattttcatattttggcCAAAATCAGGAAAAGTAAAGGAAATATTTTGACTCTGAAAAATGATAAGGGGGATTGGATTACTAATTCtgatgagttgaaaaaattagcCACTGATCATTTTAGGAATATTTTTCAAACTACTCATTCCTATAGCTCTAATTTAGTGGCACAGTTGAATAGAATTCATGTTTCAGAGGACGAAAGGAAGTTATTAGTTAAAGAAGTTTCTATGGAGGAGGTTAAGGTAAACTTATTTAACATGGATCCCATTAAGTGTCCGGGCCCGGATGGAATTCAGcctatctttttccaaaaacatTGGGGTTCTTTGGGTGGGGtcatttggaatttttgtagGGATTGCTTTAATAATAGCAATATTCCTATTGATATAAATAAATCTTATATTTCTCTCATCCCGAAAAAGGATAATCCGTCAACTATTACGGAATTCAGGCCAATCGGATTATGTAATACGATTTATAAGCTGGTAACTAAGATTATTTCTACTAGGCTTAGGAATATTTTAAATAGATTAATTAGTCCCCTGCAATCTAGTTTTATAAAGGGTAGAGGAATAGAGGATAACGTCATCTTGATTAAGGAGGTTGCTCATGTCTTTCATAAATGGAAAAAAGGTAAAAAAGTGTGTGCGTTAAAATTGGATCTTACCAAAGCTTATGATAGCCTAGAATGGAGTTTTATCCATGAAACTTTAATGAGTTTTAATTTCCCTGCTTCTTTGATTAAGTTGATTATGTGTTGCATCTCTACTTCTACTATCTCAGTTTTATGGAATGGTGAAATATCGTCTGAATTTTGTCCCACTAGGGGTATAAGACAGGGGGACCCTCTTTCTTCTTATATATTTGTTTTATGTCTAGATAGGTTGTCTACGTTGATTGAGGAAAAGGTTCGTTCCAATAGTTGGAAACCTTTGAAATTAACGTCTACTATTAGTATTTCTCATGTTTTTTGTGCGGATGACGTATTTTTATTTGGGGATGCCACCATTGATAATTTGGGTGTGATTATGTCAACTTTGGAGGAATTTGGAAATAGGTCAGGTCTTCGTGTTAATATGCAAAAATCTTCCCTAATTTTTCCTACTAAAATGTGCCACTCAATTAGGAGAGAGTTGTCGGCTCCTTATGGATTAGCCTCTGGTTCGTGTTTTGGTAGATATTTGGGTGTAGATATTAGGCCTCATAAGTTAAAGATTtcaaattttaggggtttattgGATAAATCTTTGGAGAGAGTGAAGGGTTGGCAAGATAAGTTGTTGAATATGGCCGGAAGATGTACTTTGGTTAAATCGCTTTTAAATACGTATCATTTATATTCTATGCAGACTTCTCTTTTGCCTAGTAGTGTTCTTTGTACTCTTGAAAAAGGGTGTCGGCGGTTTTTATGGAATAAGGTTGATAGCCCCCACTATATGCCTAGAACAAGTTGGCATAATGTTACTAAGCCTATGAATATGGGGGGGTTGGGAATTCGTAAATTAAAAGAATGGAATTTGGCGTTTATGGCAAAGCTAGGTTGGACCTTATTAAATAATTCAGAAAAATTGTGGGTTCgggtttttaaggaaaaatatctTCGTAAAACGGCTTTTTTGGATTGCTTTCCGAGTTCTAATCATTCCCCGATTTGGAGAGATATCCTTAAGGGACGTGATGTTTTGAAAAAAGGTCTTATAGTGGGAATAGGAAATGGTAGGACAGTTTCTTTGTGGTATCATCACTGGGTAATGGATAGGCCGTTGTATCTTTTAATGGATAGGGAGATTCCGGATTCGAAAGCCCATTGGTTTGTTAGTCATATTATTAGGGATGGGTCTTGGTATCTGAATGATATTGATCATTTAATTTCGAAGGATATTCAAAATGCGATTTTAGCAGTTCCTCTGGCTAGAAATCAGAATCAAGAAGACTTTTTAAGATGGCGATTTTCAACTAATGGGTTATTTAATATTAAATCTGCTTATTTCTCTCAATGTGCTCCTTTCTGGAACAGTAATGTCTCTAATTTCACTGGCTGGAAACAGTTATGGAAGCTAAAGTGTCCTTTTAAATATAAGATGTTATTGTGGAATTGTGTCCATGAAATTCTTCCTGTAGCTGAAAAAATTTCTGCCTTTATTCCAAATTTGTCTTCAGTTTGTGTCAGATGTGGTTTGCAATGTGAAAGTCATTTACATTTATTTAGGGATTGTTGTGAATCAGGAATTGTTTGGAATTTTATATTCCAAAGAGTAAAATGCTCAAAGAACATTAACTTGCACAGCTTCTTTAATCTTACCTGGCATGATTGGATTGTGTTTAATCTGTCACAATCTTAGGAGTGGAAAGTCTTATTCTGTGTTACTATTTGGCATGTGTGGAGATCTAGGAATCAGGCTGCCTTTGATTTAAAGATGAAAAATGTTTTCTCAATTTACAACTCTTTATTTGCGGATTATGCTGCCACTAATCATATCTTGCAGGGTAAAGGAAAGGGTAAATTGCCAAGGGCTGAGAAACTGATGAGGGCTTGGAAAGCACCATCTGATGATTTCATGAAACTCAATACTGATGGGGCTTGGAAGGCTATTAACTCAGCTGCAGGGGGTGGTATTTTTAGAAGATCAAGTGGCACATGGTCTCTGGGTTACTCAGGAAAATATCATGCAATAACTCCTTTAGCTGCTTAGCTTTTGGCACTTAGAGATGGGTTAATTCTTGCAGAAGAGTATGGCATCAGCAAGCTAGAAGTGGAAATTGATGCTCTTTCTTTGAAAGTGATGCTAGACTCAATGGATCAAACCTATCATCATGAATTGTCTCCATTGTTGAATGATGTGGTTAGTTTGATGACTAAGTTTGAGTCCATTAATCTAATGCATATCCCCAGAACTTATAACACAGTGGCACACAAGTTGACAGCTTTTGGGTTAGCTATGGATGAGAGGCAGAAGATCCATTTGGTGGTTCCAGATTGGGCTCAAGAGGCATATGAAGCGGATTTGAGAATTTTCTCTCCTGTGGTGGGTGTTGAGGATCCTTTTCCTCCTTTGGCACAGTCAAGTGGTGATATTCATAATCAGATTCCAGAAGAGATGGATACCAGTGAGGATGTTATAATGTTTGGTACAATCGCTGCTCCTATGAGGAGGGCAGATGATGCAGCATTAGCAGCAATTGGAAAGGGTAAAGCAAATTTGGGACATGAAGGAAATAACAGCAAGAGCAACGTTCAGAAGGTTGGTGGCATCAACATTGTAAATGTTAGAGAGTAGTTGGCTCAGGAATTCTCTTCACCTAGTCAGTTGGATTACAAATTCTTATAGTTCTATCTTATTTCTGGGTGAAGTTTTTGTAAATCTTTTGGATAAGTATTGGTGGTGTGTTGGTCTAATTAGCTTTCTTTGCTGGGCTTTCAGCTTTTGTAGGATGGGTTGTTGTACAAAACAGTTTATGAAGCCCATGGGCTAATTTAATATATATCTCCTcttttaagttaaaaaaaaaaaagcttccTTTCTAGTAGATGTGAATGTCTCCTGTTGTGCAAAGACCTAGGcctttattagttattaattggTAGCTCTAATTTTCTTACTAGTTAAtcaaaaaacgaaaaaaaaaaaaaaaccatgggCCTCCCCTCATGGACCAAATCCAACCTTTGAAAGGCAAACCCAAAAACCCACGAAGGCTGGAAATATTTCGGGTATATTAATCCAACTACGTGAATGAACCACTGAAATGCTGGGAAAAATCTagtctagggtttatttttcaGTGTGCGTcgtcagcagcagcagcaaggagAGTAAGAAGCCGCCGCCGTAGCGCCACCCAAACTAGGATCGATTACTCCTTACCTACGCCGGCACCATGGGTCGTATGCACAGTCGCGGGTACTTCTTCTTTTACACTCTCTTTTTCTGACATTTCATCTCTTCTCATTCTTCAATGGCGGCGATTCCTTTTCTTATTTTCTGACCTTTACAGTAAGGGAATGTCCGCCTCTTCTATCCCCTACAAGAGGACCCCACCTTCCTGGCTCAAGATCTCCGCTCAAGATGTAAGTTTTTAGATTTACCTTATTTAGGTAATTATTCTTGTTGGGTATATTATCCTCTatgatttggttttgaattcTATTTTTTTCTACCTCGATTAATCGTTcaaatttatttgattagtcTTTTTTTGGGGGGGTTTGTTTGGGTATTTTTTATCATATTTTTTGTATTTAAATTTGTGTGTTTCTGTTGAAGGTGGATGAGAACATTTGTAAGTTTGCAAAGAAGGGTTTGACACCTTCTCAGTTTGGTGTGATTTTGAGGGATTCTCATGGTATTGCTCAAGTCAAGAGTGTTACTGGTAACAAGATCCTTCGTATCCTCAAAGCTCATGGTAAGTTATTTTCTGATATCTTTTGAAGATTTGATTGGGACTTGCTTTTTTGTAATTGAATGCAGTAATTGTGGTATATGTTGAATAGGAAGAATATGTGGTTGTAAACGGGAGTAAATGTTTCAGTGAAagtgattattttttttattttttttggcagCTCATAATAAAGAAGGAGGGAATTAGGCCTGCTTTCTAGCATGGGTAGCTAGAACGTGGGCTCTCATAACAAGTGCCCTGCAGACCTTAGTTACAGAAACAAAATGAAAAGAAGCAGCTATACTACGGATATCATCTAACAATAGTACAATCTCTCTAGGGGCAATATATGGGGAACGAAGTGCCCTTACAAGCACCTCTGAATCTGTACGAACACGCACAGAACTTGCCCTGTTGGGCGTATCTCACAGAGCCAATAGAACAACCATTGCTTCTGCTTGGATTGGAGATGAAGCAAGGACCTTTTGGGCACCTGTCTTTATCTCCACACCACTTCTGCTAATTCTCCAACCTGCTGCAGCCGACCATCTACCATCCCCGTAGTCCCCCTTACACTTCCAAGCCCCATCAACCTCAATGAGAATCATGTCACCTTGCGAATGCACCCCCACCTGCCAGCTCCAGGCCTTGTTCGGGCTGGTAGTGGTGATTCGCaccttgtcattcagacaatgCGAGACCTCCCACCTGCTCATCCATTGTCTAGCTAGCTCAAGTACCGTTACTGCCGAAGCCTTGGTACCTTTAAAAACACATTCATTACGATGGAGCCAAATGCTCCATAAAATCGAAGAGAAGAAAACCACACGATGCCCCGAGTTTCCATCCTGATTCAGAAAGTACAGCAAGAAATTTTTCACCCAACTTCCCACATGAGTTTCTACTGCAGCTAGCCCATTAAT
This sequence is a window from Spinacia oleracea cultivar Varoflay chromosome 1, BTI_SOV_V1, whole genome shotgun sequence. Protein-coding genes within it:
- the LOC110789509 gene encoding 40S ribosomal protein S13-like gives rise to the protein MGRMHSRGKGMSASSIPYKRTPPSWLKISAQDVDENICKFAKKGLTPSQFGVILRDSHGIAQVKSVTGNKILRILKAHGKLFSDIF